Genomic window (Dictyoglomus thermophilum H-6-12):
GGATAAGAAGTTTTCCTTTTGAAGAGTAGTCATAGTCTTTAAATAGTAGCGGTAATAGTTTGCAAAATAACCTGTAAGATTTATTAGTACTTCTGCTAATAATTTTCCATCTTCTATGTTAATTTCTATATCATATCTTCTCAAGTTATCTTCGGGCTTGCTCATAGGGATTTTGGTAAATAGTGGTTTACCATCTATAATTATCATTGCGTCTGCCCCTTGATCCATCATAGGAACTTCTCCAAAGGGAACATCTTCTGCGGTTCCATCTAAGAAAAGATATGAGTTTTTATAAGGAAGGGCTACTATAGCGTGGTCAAACTGAAAACCTGGTAATTCTTTTTTAAGAGGTAAAGAGTATCTGGTAGAGACTAGAGTATAATAGGCTTTTATCCCTGCTTCTTTTAGCATGGTGAGAAGTAGAATTGCTTTGTCTTTGCAATCTCCATATTTAGCTTTAAAAATTTCTGGTGCACTGTGAGGCATTATTCCTCTTATCCCATATTCTAATCCCACATATCTTACTTGATTGGTTACAAAGTAATAAATACTTTTTATTTTCTCTTCCTCGGTTTTTGCACCTGAAGTTAGCTCTTTCACTTTTTCTTTTATGTTTTTGTCACTTCTGATCTGAGGGTAAGCAAGAGAATAATACCAATCTGCAAGGGATTCCCAGCTTTCAAAGGTGGTTATCCATAGTTGAGGTACTAATTTAGATGGATCTGGCATATAAGGTTCTTCTATGATTCCTGGTACATTTTCCATTTCCCATGTAAGTATCTTATACTCTTTATCTTCTTTTATTTGGGGTTCTATTTTACCATTGTATACTTTATATTTAAGGTCTATCTGGGAAGGAATTTTCAAAGTATATATACTTCTTAAAATAGGTATTTCATTTTGGAAGAAGAATATATCTTGGAAGTTTTTTCCAAATATACTTCTTGTGTACTCATCAATTACATAGAAACATTCAAGGATAGAACCTTTTTCTACTGATGGCATAGAGATTACAATTTGTCTTTGATCGGTGTAAAGAGGATAGTCACTTGCTATTGCAAAATCTTGTATGGAAGTTGCTTCTATTTCTTTACCATCAGGTTTTATGGTTCTTGCCCTTAATATTCTCACGTCTTCAAAGCTTGAATCGTAATTTATAAGTATTTCACCGTATTTTTCTTTTGCTTCATCTTTTAGAATTTTGATTATTTTATGGAATACTACTGTAAAGGAGCCATCTTTTTGCATTATCCTTTCTTGCCGATCTAATAAATATATGGCAGGAAAGTCTAAGAATTCTTCAGGAACCTTTTGGGTTATGTATTCTGATATGTCAGGTATTCTAATCTGCTCGCTTCTTAGGTAATTTAAATATTCTCTTATTCCTTTATAGGATGGGTCAATGGATATGGCTTTTTGATAAGATTCCATAGCAAGCTCTTTTTCGTCTTTTAAGTTATAGATTTCTGCCTCATAGATGAACGTTTCAGGATACAGATAAGTTATGTTTTTTGCTTTTTCTATTAATTTTTGAGCCTCATCTATTCTTTCTTGAGAAAGATATATACTTATAAGTTGACTATATGCCCATACATCGGTAGGATCCTTATCTATTAAATTTTTAGCTAAGGTTTCTACTATATCGTATTTATGTAGGTCCCTTGCGAGATAAAAGAGATTATAGAAAACTTCCCAGTTTTCCCAATTCATAGATAAAGCCTTCAAATAGTTTTCTATTGCTTTAAATGGCATGTTTCTTTTTTCATACATCTTACCCTTTAAAAAGTAGGTTTCTTGACTTTCTTTGTATTTTTTCTCTAAAGTACTTATTTGATCTTCTGATTCTTTGGTCCAAGAAAGAGCATTAAAGAGTCTTATAAGGAGGCTTCTTAAAAGAAATGAGTTTTCAGGTATATCTTCCTTTTCTAAGTATTTTAAGGCCTCTTCATATCTTCCATGCTCTAACTCATAAAGAGAGAGGTAGTAGAGATTTATTTTTAAATTTTTTGAGATAGAATAAGAATCAAGAAGATAGCTTTTTCCTAATTCTTCTTGGGAGTCTAAATAAATTTTTCCTAATATGAATTTTATAATACTGGAATTTTGCTTTATCTTTTCTGCTCTTTTAAGGTATTCTTCAGCTTCGTCTGTTAAACCCTTCTCGAATAGTAAAAATCCATAAAAAGTGTAAAAAATTTCAGAGGAATCACTTTCCTTTATGAGTTCTTTTTCTGGAGTTATTCTTTCAAAATATACTTGAGCTCTTTTGTAATTCTGTGGTACTAAGGAAATTTTAAGCCCTGGTATTTTGTTCCCTCTCGAATCAGTTACTCTTAAGAAGAAGCCAAAATCTCCTTCTTGATTACAGAGTTTTAGTAAAAGTTTGTGCCAGCCTGAAGAAAGCTTAGTCTTGTATATTTCTTGATTCCAAATTGCTCTTCTTTGAGTTTCTATCTGAGGGAAAGAAAAATCATCTAAAAAGAGTTTATAAGAGCTTGTAGTTCCTATTCTTATGTATATATCTTGATTTTGAGGTACATAAAAGTAGCACAGAGCATAAGAAACAGCCCACTGATTGGGGTAGATTAAGTTGTAAATACTTGTATAGGCATTTTTACCTCTCTCTTCAGGAGTAAACCATTTTATATCAATTCCATTCTTGCCTTGATATGTTTTTTCAAGATTTATTTCTTTTTCTGGAGGATACTCTTTATAAATGCCTGAATTTCCAATATTCTCAAAGGGACCTAAAAAGAGAAAGTCTTTTATAAATCCTTTTTCTTCAGAATACTTTTCTGCTTCTTGAACAAGATTTTGAGAAAGTAAGGCTTTCCAATACAAATATTCTAAATAAGAATTATTAAAATCTTTCTCTCTTAATAAAGTGATTAGTTCTTTGTATATGGGTAGGCTATCCCATAGGTCATATCCTAAAAGTCCTATCACCTGATGCCATGGAGAATTT
Coding sequences:
- a CDS encoding DUF3857 domain-containing protein, whose protein sequence is MRKRTYISISLIILLLILLTSPFAKTTKLGDLLLENKFELLKNSSNEDFYSNVLFSITYLLEDNVSQAWRHWKKSIEIKPNSPWHQVIGLLGYDLWDSLPIYKELITLLREKDFNNSYLEYLYWKALLSQNLVQEAEKYSEEKGFIKDFLFLGPFENIGNSGIYKEYPPEKEINLEKTYQGKNGIDIKWFTPEERGKNAYTSIYNLIYPNQWAVSYALCYFYVPQNQDIYIRIGTTSSYKLFLDDFSFPQIETQRRAIWNQEIYKTKLSSGWHKLLLKLCNQEGDFGFFLRVTDSRGNKIPGLKISLVPQNYKRAQVYFERITPEKELIKESDSSEIFYTFYGFLLFEKGLTDEAEEYLKRAEKIKQNSSIIKFILGKIYLDSQEELGKSYLLDSYSISKNLKINLYYLSLYELEHGRYEEALKYLEKEDIPENSFLLRSLLIRLFNALSWTKESEDQISTLEKKYKESQETYFLKGKMYEKRNMPFKAIENYLKALSMNWENWEVFYNLFYLARDLHKYDIVETLAKNLIDKDPTDVWAYSQLISIYLSQERIDEAQKLIEKAKNITYLYPETFIYEAEIYNLKDEKELAMESYQKAISIDPSYKGIREYLNYLRSEQIRIPDISEYITQKVPEEFLDFPAIYLLDRQERIMQKDGSFTVVFHKIIKILKDEAKEKYGEILINYDSSFEDVRILRARTIKPDGKEIEATSIQDFAIASDYPLYTDQRQIVISMPSVEKGSILECFYVIDEYTRSIFGKNFQDIFFFQNEIPILRSIYTLKIPSQIDLKYKVYNGKIEPQIKEDKEYKILTWEMENVPGIIEEPYMPDPSKLVPQLWITTFESWESLADWYYSLAYPQIRSDKNIKEKVKELTSGAKTEEEKIKSIYYFVTNQVRYVGLEYGIRGIMPHSAPEIFKAKYGDCKDKAILLLTMLKEAGIKAYYTLVSTRYSLPLKKELPGFQFDHAIVALPYKNSYLFLDGTAEDVPFGEVPMMDQGADAMIIIDGKPLFTKIPMSKPEDNLRRYDIEINIEDGKLLAEVLINLTGYFANYYRYYLKTMTTLQKENFLSRLLNYYIPNSKLTDWDIQNLSNLEEPLLIKLRFENPYLISNKKDINLIKMFPFTSINSAEEISKEERVYDIEYYLPYKEVEDITIKIPKGVNITTTITEIIKENDWISYLVQVERKENILHLKRVFVQKEILIPVQNFKEYKKDLEEIMNYDRGMLLIKTD